The following proteins are co-located in the Haloarcula marismortui ATCC 43049 genome:
- a CDS encoding NRDE family protein, translated as MCTIVLAWQVFDGTPVAVAANRDERLDRPSQPPQQRHWGSRVVAPADEEADGTWIGYNEHGLLAAVTNRWVDADLAGDRSRGLLVRDALSHESAESAARAVEQATRDAEYSGFNLLLADENAAVLLEWDGQLAVQNFQPGVHVVVNVGADGDYRIPAHRPDAGEEQANNATRLREALVPEPGEAADEWIDRAGETISDHEYGVCVHGDGFGTRSSSLITLGAAHEYRHAAGPPCRTPYRPVEGQI; from the coding sequence GTGTGTACAATCGTCCTCGCGTGGCAGGTCTTCGACGGCACGCCGGTCGCGGTCGCAGCGAACCGCGACGAGCGACTCGATAGGCCGTCACAGCCGCCACAACAGCGCCACTGGGGCAGTCGCGTCGTCGCACCGGCTGACGAGGAAGCCGACGGGACGTGGATCGGCTACAACGAGCACGGCCTGCTAGCGGCGGTGACGAACCGCTGGGTCGACGCCGACCTTGCCGGCGACCGCTCGCGCGGCCTGCTCGTCCGGGACGCGCTGAGTCACGAGAGCGCGGAGTCAGCCGCCCGCGCCGTCGAGCAAGCGACCAGAGACGCCGAATACTCGGGATTCAACCTTTTGCTGGCAGACGAGAACGCCGCCGTCCTGCTGGAATGGGACGGCCAGCTCGCGGTCCAGAACTTCCAGCCCGGCGTTCACGTCGTCGTCAACGTTGGCGCGGACGGCGACTACCGGATTCCAGCCCATCGGCCCGATGCCGGCGAGGAGCAAGCGAACAACGCGACGCGGTTGCGCGAGGCGCTGGTTCCGGAGCCCGGCGAAGCCGCCGACGAATGGATTGATCGGGCAGGCGAAACCATCAGCGACCACGAGTACGGCGTCTGCGTCCACGGTGACGGATTCGGGACGCGGTCGTCGTCGCTCATCACACTGGGTGCTGCCCACGAGTATCGGCACGCGGCCGGGCCGCCATGCCGGACGCCGTACCGCCCGGTCGAAGGTCAGATTTAA
- a CDS encoding isochorismate synthase: MEPLRGDETTVGETTVVARGCRLDDAPVRSVLVTDARPRFFWAAGTESIAARGSAATVTADGQSRFDDVRTAVEALFDDCSVPDSLPSIARPRAFGGFAFHNGTHEGEDSPWDGFPSAAFFLPEIQVTRRDDDAWLTTVATGPEAATEAEALLEEWRDRLVADSERNPGTPPGISHRKRTPTQDGWREQVAAATESIDRGELQKVVLAQSLSATLDAELSVPDVMARLSKTYPDCYRFMLSPDSGGTFFGATPERLVSVRGRTVRTEALAGSTGRGDTPAEDEWLAAELLDSEKDRHEQKLVADAIRDQLEPFASTVRIGDRTVRRLATVQHLRTSITAELDDDEHVLSLVEALHPTPAVGGLPPDAALRTIRETEAFDRGWYAAPVGWVDAAGNGTFAVGIRSAVATEREATLFAGAGIVADSDPDREWDEVQLKYRPILDELE; this comes from the coding sequence ATGGAACCACTGCGTGGTGACGAGACGACGGTTGGTGAGACAACGGTCGTCGCACGCGGGTGTCGCCTCGACGATGCACCGGTGCGGTCGGTACTGGTGACGGACGCTCGCCCCCGGTTCTTCTGGGCGGCCGGTACAGAGTCAATCGCGGCCCGCGGGAGCGCGGCGACTGTGACTGCCGACGGGCAGTCGCGGTTCGACGACGTGCGGACAGCAGTCGAAGCACTGTTCGATGACTGCTCAGTGCCCGACAGCCTCCCGAGCATCGCTCGACCGCGAGCGTTCGGCGGGTTCGCTTTCCACAACGGAACGCATGAAGGAGAGGACTCTCCCTGGGATGGGTTCCCCAGTGCGGCGTTTTTCCTCCCCGAAATACAGGTAACCAGAAGGGACGACGATGCCTGGCTCACAACGGTCGCGACAGGACCTGAGGCCGCGACCGAAGCGGAGGCGCTACTGGAGGAATGGCGCGACCGACTGGTCGCAGACTCCGAGCGCAATCCGGGTACGCCGCCGGGAATCTCACACCGGAAGCGCACGCCAACACAGGACGGCTGGCGCGAGCAGGTGGCGGCCGCCACAGAGAGTATCGACCGGGGCGAGCTCCAGAAGGTCGTGCTCGCCCAGAGTCTCAGCGCCACACTGGACGCGGAGCTATCGGTCCCGGACGTGATGGCCCGGTTGTCGAAGACGTACCCCGACTGCTACCGGTTCATGTTGTCGCCCGACTCCGGCGGCACCTTCTTCGGAGCCACGCCGGAGCGGCTGGTCTCAGTTCGCGGGCGAACCGTCCGGACGGAGGCGCTGGCCGGTTCAACGGGACGGGGCGACACACCCGCCGAGGACGAGTGGCTCGCCGCCGAACTCCTCGACAGCGAGAAGGACCGCCACGAGCAGAAGCTCGTCGCCGACGCGATACGGGACCAACTGGAACCGTTCGCTTCGACGGTCCGCATCGGCGACCGGACCGTTCGCCGACTCGCCACGGTTCAGCACCTTCGAACATCGATAACAGCTGAACTGGACGACGATGAGCACGTCCTCTCGCTCGTCGAGGCGCTCCACCCGACGCCAGCCGTGGGCGGACTGCCCCCGGACGCGGCGCTGCGGACTATCCGCGAGACAGAGGCATTCGATCGGGGCTGGTACGCCGCCCCGGTCGGTTGGGTCGACGCCGCCGGCAACGGCACCTTCGCCGTCGGCATCCGCTCGGCCGTTGCCACGGAGCGCGAGGCGACGCTCTTTGCAGGCGCGGGCATCGTCGCGGACAGCGACCCCGACCGCGAATGGGACGAGGTCCAGCTCAAATACCGGCCGATACTCGACGAGCTAGAATGA
- a CDS encoding Lrp/AsnC family transcriptional regulator: MTDNAPDWEFSERDMCILRELSADPKRSSRELADLLESKYDIDVSHVTISESIREMRNEGVFRETIVPNEELFNFALFEFKFNPEHFADSWHDAMVSIRDDRHTLFYFLSDGEYQWKSVMMFPSRTAESRWIHDFYKEHGDVIQNIRNSVVHNVLKFKTDPELFTELDGERS, encoded by the coding sequence ATGACCGACAACGCCCCGGACTGGGAGTTCAGTGAGCGGGATATGTGCATTCTGCGCGAACTCTCAGCGGACCCCAAGCGCTCGTCCCGCGAGCTTGCGGATCTCCTCGAATCGAAGTACGACATCGACGTGTCCCATGTGACTATCAGTGAATCGATTCGGGAGATGCGCAACGAAGGCGTCTTCAGGGAAACTATCGTCCCGAACGAGGAGCTGTTCAATTTCGCGCTGTTTGAGTTTAAGTTCAACCCTGAGCATTTTGCCGACTCCTGGCACGACGCGATGGTGTCCATCCGGGACGACCGGCACACGCTGTTTTACTTCCTCTCCGACGGCGAATATCAGTGGAAATCAGTGATGATGTTCCCGAGCCGGACGGCTGAATCCCGCTGGATACACGACTTCTACAAGGAACACGGCGATGTGATTCAGAACATCCGGAACTCGGTCGTTCACAACGTCCTGAAGTTCAAGACGGACCCAGAGCTGTTCACCGAGCTTGACGGCGAGAGATCGTAG
- a CDS encoding UPF0058 family protein: MHKDELLELHEQMVTIMEYFRDDMDSVDPDLFDAYQELDVRPSDVHKSKSEHKHAVFVLGNSLATAMSEDEFSDAGRVSKRMKELAEDAERKL; this comes from the coding sequence ATGCACAAAGACGAGCTTCTCGAGCTACACGAGCAGATGGTGACGATTATGGAGTACTTCCGCGACGACATGGACTCAGTCGACCCGGACCTGTTCGACGCGTACCAGGAACTTGACGTGCGGCCATCGGATGTCCACAAATCGAAAAGCGAGCACAAACACGCCGTGTTCGTACTTGGGAACTCGCTGGCGACGGCGATGAGCGAAGACGAGTTCTCGGATGCGGGTCGGGTCAGCAAGCGGATGAAGGAACTGGCCGAGGACGCCGAGCGGAAACTGTAA
- a CDS encoding 1,4-dihydroxy-2-naphthoyl-CoA synthase, whose product MVSELFDPERWTAIDRFDFADITYHRSTDTGAVRIAFDRPEKRNAFRPETVDELATALDHAKRQTDVGCVLLTGNGPSEKDGGWAFCAGGDQSIRGESGYEYSESPRDSDTASGEQSDPRETSDGVEDDAPENVGRLHILEVQRQIRHIPKPVVAVVPGWAVGGGHSLHVVCDLTLASEEHAKFLQTDPDVGSFDGGFGSAYLARQVGQKKAREVFFLGKTYDAAEAADMGMVNDVVPHEDLEDTAIEWAERMNEKSPTAMRMLKYAFNLDSDGMVGQQVFAGEATRLAYMTDEAQEGRDAFNEGRDPDFDDVPWHY is encoded by the coding sequence ATGGTCTCTGAGCTATTCGACCCGGAGCGGTGGACAGCCATCGACCGGTTCGACTTCGCCGACATCACCTATCACCGCTCGACCGACACGGGCGCGGTCCGAATCGCCTTCGACCGGCCGGAGAAGCGCAACGCCTTCCGCCCGGAGACGGTTGACGAACTTGCGACGGCGCTGGACCACGCCAAGCGCCAGACCGACGTGGGCTGCGTTCTCCTGACCGGGAACGGCCCCTCCGAGAAGGACGGCGGCTGGGCCTTCTGTGCCGGTGGGGACCAGAGCATTCGCGGTGAAAGCGGCTACGAGTACAGCGAGTCGCCACGCGACTCGGACACAGCGAGCGGGGAGCAAAGCGACCCACGAGAGACGAGCGACGGCGTAGAAGATGACGCGCCGGAGAACGTCGGCCGCCTCCACATTCTCGAAGTCCAGCGCCAGATCCGCCACATCCCAAAGCCCGTCGTCGCCGTCGTCCCAGGGTGGGCCGTCGGCGGCGGCCACTCGCTGCACGTCGTCTGTGACCTCACGCTCGCCAGCGAGGAGCACGCCAAGTTCCTTCAGACGGACCCCGACGTGGGGAGCTTCGATGGCGGCTTCGGCTCGGCGTATCTCGCGCGACAGGTCGGCCAGAAGAAGGCCCGCGAGGTGTTCTTCCTCGGCAAGACCTACGACGCCGCCGAAGCCGCCGACATGGGGATGGTCAACGACGTGGTTCCTCACGAGGACCTTGAGGACACTGCTATAGAGTGGGCCGAGCGCATGAACGAGAAGTCACCGACGGCGATGCGGATGCTCAAGTACGCATTCAATCTCGACTCCGATGGGATGGTCGGTCAGCAGGTGTTCGCCGGGGAGGCGACGCGGCTGGCCTACATGACCGACGAGGCCCAGGAGGGGCGGGACGCGTTCAACGAGGGCCGCGACCCGGACTTCGACGACGTGCCGTGGCACTACTAA
- a CDS encoding DnaJ domain-containing protein, protein MTETFYEVLGVPTDASTAAIEAAYRERLKETHPDVSDAADAGEATQRLIEARDVLTDEGERARYDRLGHDAYVAGKHDIPDDGGSNVSEAARRAGYDGSASAGDRTEASTDRSTARTNARDRARRERAARDRVADDRDERSTTDTDASSSNEQSTDTTSGTATASNSASTRRSGATATSGFSDNAGNGATWSSSSAYSVRQTDTPSRGSLLEMPTGRGLTLFAITFALYPVLLFSALLPAFPLWVNLTIGVCTLFMIGYLQSEPTIAIMVFGSWSLTTAVLLVTLNISAFSLVGALALSGTWLPFGLSLLTASVLRL, encoded by the coding sequence ATGACAGAGACGTTCTACGAGGTACTGGGCGTTCCAACTGACGCCTCGACGGCGGCTATCGAAGCGGCCTATCGGGAGCGACTGAAGGAAACCCATCCTGACGTGAGCGATGCGGCCGACGCCGGCGAGGCGACACAGCGGCTCATTGAAGCCCGCGACGTGCTCACCGACGAGGGCGAGCGGGCGCGATACGATCGGCTGGGTCACGACGCCTATGTTGCGGGCAAACATGATATACCGGACGACGGCGGCAGTAACGTCTCCGAAGCGGCACGGCGCGCGGGCTACGACGGGTCTGCGTCGGCCGGCGACCGAACCGAAGCGAGCACTGACCGAAGTACAGCCCGGACAAACGCCCGGGATCGGGCGCGACGTGAACGGGCTGCCAGAGACCGCGTCGCCGATGACAGAGACGAGCGATCAACCACCGACACTGATGCGTCGTCGAGCAACGAGCAATCGACTGATACGACCAGCGGGACGGCGACCGCGTCGAACTCTGCGTCGACCCGGCGCTCCGGGGCCACCGCGACCAGCGGCTTCAGCGACAACGCCGGCAACGGTGCCACCTGGAGTTCTTCGTCCGCGTACTCCGTCCGCCAGACTGACACCCCGTCCCGCGGGTCGCTTCTGGAGATGCCGACCGGCCGGGGGCTGACGTTGTTTGCCATCACGTTCGCGCTTTATCCGGTACTGCTGTTCAGCGCGTTACTCCCGGCGTTCCCGCTGTGGGTGAACCTGACAATTGGGGTCTGTACCCTCTTCATGATCGGCTACCTCCAGTCCGAACCTACTATCGCAATTATGGTGTTCGGGAGCTGGAGTCTGACGACGGCGGTGCTGCTGGTCACGTTGAATATCAGCGCGTTCTCGCTTGTGGGGGCCCTCGCGCTGTCGGGGACGTGGCTCCCGTTCGGACTGTCGCTGTTGACAGCATCGGTGTTGCGGCTCTGA
- a CDS encoding helix-turn-helix transcriptional regulator: MSSAASEADLSDGERAGLELIRESGGIHQSDFWKELDVSSRKGSRIVESLFEKDLIQREETVYEGHNTYYLTPAARDLDFSLLMAGDQLSPFIGDEEVDPHDDTFSQWVMTLAYED; this comes from the coding sequence ATGAGTTCAGCAGCGTCGGAGGCGGACCTTTCTGATGGCGAGCGGGCCGGGCTCGAACTGATTCGTGAGTCCGGTGGCATCCACCAGAGCGACTTCTGGAAGGAACTCGACGTCTCCTCGCGAAAGGGGAGTCGCATCGTCGAGTCCCTGTTCGAGAAGGACCTCATCCAGCGTGAGGAGACGGTGTATGAGGGGCACAACACGTACTACCTGACGCCCGCGGCCCGCGACCTCGACTTCTCGCTTCTGATGGCCGGTGACCAGCTCTCGCCGTTTATCGGCGACGAAGAGGTCGACCCCCACGACGACACCTTCTCGCAGTGGGTCATGACCCTCGCGTACGAGGACTGA
- the menD gene encoding 2-succinyl-5-enolpyruvyl-6-hydroxy-3-cyclohexene-1-carboxylic-acid synthase has translation MTAPNVNTLWAETLVGELVAGGVDAVCLSPGSRSTPLTVAFAEHPDIEVFSHLDERSAAFFALGRARRTGEPTPLVCTSGTAAANYHPAVIEANQSGVPLLLLTADRPPELIDSGANQTVDQEKLYGDAVRWYRDMPEPEAEPRKVRMLRTTAARALAESTGSDPGPVHLNCRFRKPLEPTPMPEDDPAGVPADWAGGDNGAKIGRDGPFVTTSEGVETPDEQTVRRVQDALEAAERGLIVAGPADQGLSADSLERLAAATGFPVLADPLSDLRFGPHVDRLDVPVCGGYDGYLGSDSVDQWDDPDVVVRFGASPTSKPLRHYLRDADCQQFLVDPAGGWSEAEFTATNLLVANPDATADALAGETLGGVAASWREQFIRAEQTHWDAVTETASETYWEGGVLSDVTALAPDPATLFISNSMPIRDMDRFGGPRDADLTVLGNRGASGIDGITSTALGAGSATSDPLVLVTGDLAYYHDMNGLLALGRCAVDATVVLLNNDGGGIFHMLPIEDHPTFEDQFRTPHGLDFEPTEALYSLQFERVADRRQFRERFAESVQTDGTQVIEVRFDAGDSHAVRDQLTEQVAETLAGD, from the coding sequence ATGACGGCCCCGAACGTCAACACGCTGTGGGCCGAGACACTCGTGGGCGAACTCGTCGCCGGCGGCGTCGACGCGGTGTGTCTCTCGCCCGGCAGTCGCTCAACGCCGCTGACGGTCGCATTCGCCGAGCATCCTGATATTGAGGTGTTCTCTCACCTCGACGAGCGGTCGGCGGCCTTTTTTGCGCTTGGACGCGCCCGCCGGACCGGCGAGCCGACGCCGCTGGTCTGCACATCGGGGACCGCCGCGGCGAACTACCACCCGGCGGTCATCGAAGCCAACCAGTCGGGCGTCCCGCTGCTCCTGCTGACGGCGGACCGCCCGCCGGAACTCATCGACAGCGGAGCGAACCAGACTGTCGATCAGGAGAAACTGTACGGCGACGCTGTCCGTTGGTATCGCGATATGCCAGAGCCGGAGGCCGAGCCACGGAAGGTCCGGATGTTGCGGACCACGGCGGCCCGCGCACTCGCGGAGAGTACCGGTAGCGACCCCGGCCCAGTTCACCTGAACTGCCGGTTCCGGAAGCCACTGGAGCCGACGCCGATGCCTGAGGACGACCCGGCAGGCGTTCCGGCCGACTGGGCGGGCGGTGACAACGGGGCCAAAATCGGCCGCGATGGCCCGTTCGTCACGACGAGTGAGGGCGTCGAGACACCGGACGAGCAGACAGTGCGCCGCGTGCAGGACGCACTTGAGGCCGCCGAACGAGGCCTCATCGTCGCTGGGCCGGCCGACCAGGGACTCAGTGCAGATTCGCTTGAACGGCTGGCGGCAGCCACGGGCTTCCCTGTTCTGGCGGACCCGCTGTCGGACCTGCGGTTCGGCCCCCACGTCGACCGGCTCGATGTGCCGGTCTGTGGCGGCTACGACGGCTATCTCGGAAGCGACAGCGTCGACCAGTGGGACGACCCCGATGTCGTCGTCCGGTTCGGTGCGTCGCCGACCTCGAAGCCACTGCGTCACTACCTCCGGGACGCCGACTGTCAGCAGTTCCTCGTTGACCCGGCCGGCGGCTGGTCGGAGGCCGAGTTCACCGCCACGAACCTACTTGTTGCCAACCCCGACGCCACCGCAGATGCGCTCGCGGGCGAGACGCTGGGTGGCGTTGCAGCGTCGTGGCGAGAACAGTTCATTAGGGCGGAGCAAACCCACTGGGACGCCGTTACTGAAACCGCTTCGGAGACCTACTGGGAAGGGGGCGTCCTCTCAGATGTGACTGCGTTGGCCCCGGACCCGGCTACACTGTTCATTTCGAACAGTATGCCGATACGAGATATGGACCGCTTTGGCGGCCCCCGTGACGCCGACCTGACCGTACTGGGTAACCGCGGGGCCAGCGGTATCGACGGCATCACTTCGACGGCGCTCGGGGCCGGCAGCGCGACATCCGACCCGCTCGTGCTCGTCACCGGCGACCTGGCGTACTACCACGACATGAACGGCCTGCTCGCGCTCGGCCGCTGTGCGGTAGACGCGACGGTCGTCCTGCTCAACAACGACGGCGGCGGCATCTTCCACATGCTGCCCATCGAGGACCATCCCACCTTCGAGGACCAGTTCCGAACGCCACACGGGCTCGATTTCGAGCCGACGGAGGCGCTCTATTCCCTGCAGTTCGAACGGGTGGCCGACCGCCGGCAGTTCCGCGAGCGGTTCGCCGAATCAGTCCAGACAGATGGGACACAGGTCATCGAGGTCCGGTTCGACGCGGGTGACAGCCACGCAGTCAGAGACCAGCTTACCGAACAGGTCGCCGAAACCCTTGCTGGCGACTGA
- a CDS encoding AMP-binding protein has translation MRDPLNWPTQDLVTHRADTTPDRTAMVAAASGNAVTYRKLDAAVDAVAAELDRRVDAPDATVATLLPTRPAVGTLLFAAMRLGATLAPLNVELDAATLQSQLSTVDADLLVCGDSTASLAADIDGCPTVSVDRELSAAAVADETAAAGSADETATDVTPAPLSRTDTQLVIFTSGTTSEPKGVRLTVGNLVASAVASSYRLGVLPDDRWLVCLPTYHMGGLAPFIRSALYGTAAVVQRSFDADATQQVLAEHGVTGVSLVPTMLSRLLDAGWEPPASLRFVLLGGGPASETLIERCRERDVPVYPTYGMTETASQIATARPETAFEHAGTVGQPLVFTDVTVVADGAACDPGERGEIVVDGPTVTPGYLNGDDDAFSDHGFRTSDIGYRDADGHLWVEGRVDDQIVTGGENVDASTVADTIREHPAVEDAAVVGLPDEEWGQRVAALVVGDVSPTAVRDHCAERLAPYEVPKTVRIADALPRTASGTVDRAAVRSHFGTASESNESA, from the coding sequence ATGCGTGACCCCCTCAATTGGCCGACACAGGACCTCGTAACGCACCGCGCCGACACGACACCCGACCGGACGGCGATGGTCGCGGCGGCCTCCGGGAACGCGGTCACCTACCGGAAACTCGATGCTGCCGTCGATGCGGTGGCTGCCGAACTCGACCGGCGGGTCGACGCCCCGGACGCCACCGTCGCGACACTCCTGCCGACGCGGCCGGCGGTCGGGACGCTCCTGTTTGCGGCGATGCGACTGGGGGCGACACTCGCGCCGCTGAACGTCGAACTCGACGCGGCGACGCTCCAAAGCCAGCTCTCGACAGTTGACGCGGACCTGCTGGTCTGTGGAGACAGCACCGCGTCGCTGGCGGCCGACATCGACGGCTGTCCCACCGTTTCGGTCGACAGGGAACTGTCAGCGGCTGCCGTCGCCGACGAGACAGCAGCGGCGGGTTCGGCTGATGAAACAGCCACCGACGTGACCCCGGCACCCCTCTCCCGCACGGACACCCAGCTGGTCATCTTCACCTCGGGGACGACCAGCGAGCCGAAAGGCGTCCGACTGACCGTCGGCAACCTCGTCGCTAGCGCCGTCGCGTCGTCGTACCGCCTCGGCGTGCTTCCGGATGACCGCTGGCTGGTCTGCTTACCGACCTACCACATGGGCGGACTGGCTCCGTTCATCCGGAGCGCGCTATACGGCACTGCGGCCGTCGTCCAGCGGTCGTTCGACGCCGACGCGACACAGCAGGTGCTCGCGGAACACGGGGTGACGGGCGTCTCGCTGGTGCCGACGATGCTCTCGCGGCTGCTGGACGCTGGCTGGGAACCACCGGCCTCGCTCCGCTTCGTCCTGCTCGGTGGCGGGCCGGCCAGCGAGACGCTCATCGAACGGTGTCGGGAGCGGGACGTACCGGTCTATCCCACCTACGGGATGACCGAGACGGCGTCACAGATAGCGACGGCGCGGCCCGAGACAGCCTTCGAACACGCCGGCACCGTCGGCCAGCCGCTCGTGTTCACCGACGTGACGGTCGTCGCTGACGGGGCCGCCTGTGACCCCGGCGAACGTGGCGAGATAGTCGTCGACGGCCCCACGGTGACGCCGGGCTATCTGAACGGCGACGATGACGCGTTCAGCGACCACGGCTTTCGGACCAGCGACATCGGCTACCGGGACGCGGACGGCCACCTCTGGGTCGAAGGCCGTGTCGACGACCAGATCGTGACCGGCGGAGAGAACGTCGACGCGTCGACGGTTGCTGACACCATTCGCGAACACCCGGCAGTCGAGGACGCGGCCGTCGTGGGCCTTCCGGATGAAGAGTGGGGGCAGCGGGTCGCCGCGCTGGTCGTCGGAGACGTATCGCCTACGGCGGTTCGCGACCACTGTGCTGAGCGACTCGCGCCGTACGAGGTTCCGAAGACAGTTCGAATCGCCGACGCGCTCCCACGGACGGCCTCAGGGACCGTAGACCGGGCCGCCGTCCGGTCGCATTTCGGGACTGCCAGCGAGTCGAACGAATCGGCATAG
- a CDS encoding enoyl-CoA hydratase/isomerase family protein, whose product MLVCQALTDTTVIFPPVKCPHMEDATVTQSVDDGIATITLNQPESRNALSAELADALTATFESVTDSDARCVVLEGAGPAFCAGGDINAMLQGVKHDRPPATQVELVVSSLHEAIRTVHSCPLPVVAKIDGPAFGAGAGLALACDTQVASTDAQIGFGFRQVGLASDSGVSYFLPRIVGPNKAKELLFTGELLDASTAEELGLFTRVFDTETFESAFSELVTDIAAGPTVALSHAKRLVNRSLDSSLEQALENEATAQGLAFTTDDHEEGTTAFVEKRDPEFTGQ is encoded by the coding sequence ATGTTGGTCTGTCAGGCGCTGACGGACACCACTGTTATCTTTCCGCCGGTCAAGTGCCCACACATGGAAGACGCGACCGTGACGCAGTCTGTTGACGACGGGATCGCTACAATAACGCTGAACCAGCCGGAGTCGCGAAACGCCCTGTCAGCGGAGTTGGCCGACGCGCTCACTGCCACGTTCGAATCGGTGACCGACAGCGACGCCCGGTGTGTCGTACTGGAAGGCGCAGGCCCAGCCTTTTGCGCTGGCGGGGACATCAATGCGATGTTACAGGGCGTGAAACACGACCGACCGCCGGCCACACAGGTCGAACTGGTGGTTTCGTCACTCCATGAAGCGATCCGGACCGTCCACAGCTGTCCGCTCCCGGTCGTCGCGAAAATCGACGGCCCCGCCTTCGGTGCCGGTGCAGGACTCGCGCTGGCCTGTGATACACAGGTCGCAAGCACTGACGCCCAGATCGGCTTTGGCTTCCGGCAGGTCGGCCTGGCAAGTGACTCCGGCGTCTCCTATTTCCTGCCACGTATCGTCGGCCCGAACAAGGCCAAGGAACTCCTGTTTACCGGCGAACTGCTGGATGCTTCGACAGCCGAGGAACTGGGGCTGTTCACCCGTGTGTTCGACACAGAGACGTTCGAATCAGCCTTTTCGGAGCTCGTTACAGACATCGCCGCTGGACCGACAGTCGCGCTCAGCCACGCCAAGCGGCTGGTCAACCGGAGCTTGGACAGTTCGCTGGAACAGGCACTCGAAAACGAAGCCACCGCGCAGGGGCTCGCGTTCACGACTGACGACCACGAGGAAGGGACGACCGCGTTCGTCGAGAAGCGTGACCCAGAGTTCACGGGCCAGTAA
- a CDS encoding ribbon-helix-helix domain-containing protein encodes MPKVEINIPEHLEMQIAQLVEKGEFLNREEAIEDLLSTGLKAYKTSGPQDEDEEPGFEEDGMMGHDDEYVF; translated from the coding sequence ATGCCTAAGGTAGAGATCAATATCCCGGAACACCTGGAGATGCAAATCGCGCAACTCGTCGAGAAAGGCGAGTTCCTCAACCGCGAGGAAGCCATTGAGGACCTCCTGTCGACCGGGCTCAAGGCGTACAAAACCTCCGGACCACAGGACGAAGACGAGGAGCCAGGGTTCGAAGAAGACGGCATGATGGGCCACGACGACGAGTACGTCTTCTGA
- a CDS encoding mandelate racemase/muconate lactonizing enzyme family protein, with translation MKVDSFSLPLSSPLATARETISQRSGFVVRYDHRGETGVGEATPLPGWTESLDDCQRGLNDAATVAAGGGHTDVLLSLDAASVPAARHGFATALLDADARADGVPLYQWFDSERHCNRVPVNATVGDGSPAETADAVERAVEAGYDCCKLKVGKRTVDEDVARVRTVRERVGDDVTLRADANGAWSRDRAQEAFDRLAPLDVAYVEQPLPADDLTGHAGLRGNGVGVALDESLVDRRVDSVLDADAADVLILKPMVLGGPGNAHTLALRAREQGVEPVVTTTIDAVVARLAALHVAAAIPDVAACGLATGDRLAADLAPDPTTVTDGAMSVPQSTGLGIDPTEVGTDA, from the coding sequence ATGAAGGTCGATTCGTTCTCCCTCCCGCTGTCGAGTCCGCTCGCGACCGCCCGCGAGACAATTAGCCAGCGTTCGGGGTTCGTCGTCCGCTATGACCACCGCGGCGAAACCGGCGTCGGCGAAGCCACGCCGCTCCCGGGCTGGACGGAGTCGCTCGACGACTGCCAGCGCGGGCTCAACGACGCTGCCACGGTCGCAGCCGGCGGTGGGCACACAGATGTCTTGCTGTCGCTGGACGCCGCATCGGTTCCTGCCGCCCGACACGGCTTTGCGACCGCGCTACTGGACGCCGACGCCAGAGCCGACGGCGTGCCGCTGTACCAGTGGTTCGACTCCGAGAGGCACTGCAATCGCGTCCCGGTCAACGCGACAGTCGGCGACGGGTCTCCAGCCGAGACCGCCGACGCCGTCGAGCGAGCGGTTGAGGCCGGCTACGATTGCTGTAAGCTCAAGGTCGGGAAGCGAACCGTCGACGAAGACGTGGCGCGCGTTCGGACCGTCCGCGAGCGGGTGGGCGACGACGTGACCCTGCGGGCCGACGCCAACGGCGCGTGGTCCCGTGACCGAGCGCAAGAGGCCTTCGACCGCCTCGCGCCGCTGGACGTGGCCTACGTCGAACAGCCACTCCCGGCCGATGACCTCACGGGACATGCCGGGCTTCGAGGCAACGGGGTCGGCGTTGCGCTCGACGAGTCCCTCGTTGACCGCCGGGTCGACAGCGTCCTCGATGCCGACGCAGCCGACGTGCTGATACTGAAGCCGATGGTGCTGGGCGGCCCCGGCAACGCCCACACGCTGGCACTCCGGGCACGCGAACAGGGTGTCGAGCCGGTCGTCACGACGACCATCGACGCCGTCGTTGCCCGCCTCGCGGCACTGCACGTCGCCGCCGCGATTCCCGACGTGGCCGCGTGCGGTCTGGCGACCGGCGACCGACTGGCGGCCGACCTCGCGCCGGACCCGACGACAGTAACGGATGGTGCGATGTCGGTCCCCCAGTCGACCGGTCTGGGAATCGATCCGACAGAGGTGGGGACCGATGCGTGA